A portion of the Gossypium arboreum isolate Shixiya-1 chromosome 8, ASM2569848v2, whole genome shotgun sequence genome contains these proteins:
- the LOC108470285 gene encoding pentatricopeptide repeat-containing protein At5g57250, mitochondrial — MSLPPRLSRLSSSSLPKTPPLQTLLKRGFTPTLKSINQLLLFLSHSRRFNAVIHLFSQLDSNKINPNSQTHSILICSLLKLHKFEEAEHLVSTQMSKCPDFPKTRFWDSLIQGFGVIRNNPEKGLLLLKDCLSDSGTLPSSFTFCSLIHGFVSQGNMDRAIEVLELMTGDNVRYPFDNFVCSSVIVGFCKIGKPEVAVRFFENCMNSGALKLNVVTYTALLSSFNLLGKFDEGCELVYSMKKEGLALDAILYSCWILGYFRNGCLMEALRKYREMVERGINPDTVSYTVLIDGFSKEGSVGKVVGFLKKMLKDGVMPNVITYTAIMLGFCKEGKFEKAFRLFKEVQDMGIEVDEFMYATLIDGACRKGDFDCVFHLLDEMEKKGIKPSVVTYNIVINGLCKVGRTSEADNVFKEVAGDIITYSTLLYGYTEEGNIKGIIKTKEKLEKSGLCMDVVACNILIKAFFMVGAFEDARALYQAMPEMDLNADSITYCTMIDGYCKVGRIEEALEVFDEYRVSLVSSVACYNCIISGLCKQGMVDMAIQVIIELGEKGFILDMGISMMLIRAAFAQMGAVGVMNFVYKLENFGSDTYNSLCDDAIRFLCKRGFVETATEVYFVMRRKGLILMKSSYNLVLEKLIYGGTTSLVGPFLNFFLKDYGLVEPIVGKILAQYLCLNNTDIALRFLKKMKEQVSTVSLPPSILKNIVKEGRLLDAYKLILEASESFADMDVVDYSFLVHALCKEGYPNQALNLCSFAKNNGITPNIVTYNSVINGLCCQGCLVEALRLFDSLERIGLVPSTVTYATLIDNLCKQGLLLEAKNLFNGMMYKGCKPNIRVYNSFIDNYCKFGQMDEALKLLSDLENKSVKPEEFTVSALIYGYCMKGDMEGALTFYSEFKMKNVSPDFLGFIHMVRGLCAKGRMEEARSILREMLQTKSVVELINNIDTKIESESIESFLVFLCDQGSIQEALVVLNEIASILFPSQKWFTVHQESQALNNGLKSETLSAVSTVSAGSNKISDSDGAAECYDIGKEESQFRSFDFYYSLLSSLCSKGELHKANKIMNDMLSSLQGDM; from the coding sequence ATGTCTTTACCCCCAAGGCTCTCTcgtttatcatcttcttcccttcCTAAAACCCCACCTCTTCAAACACTGCTTAAACGCGGCTTCACCCCCACGCTCAAATCCATCAACCAGCTCCTTCTCTTTCTCTCCCACTCCCGAAGATTCAACGCCGTTATCCATCTCTTCTCTCAGTTGGATTCCAACAAAATCAATCCCAATTCCCAAACTCACTCGATCCTCATTTGCTCTCTCCTCAAATTGCACAAATTCGAAGAAGCCGAACATTTGGTGAGTACCCAGATGTCGAAATGTCCCGATTTCCCCAAAACTCGGTTTTGGGATTCTCTAATTCAAGGATTTGGTGTCATCCGAAACAACCCAGAGAAGGGTCTTTTGTTGTTAAAGGATTGCTTGAGTGATTCTGGTACATTGCCTTCTTCTTTTACTTTTTGCTCGTTGATTCATGGTTTTGTATCTCAAGGGAATATGGATAGAGCAATTGAGGTGTTGGAGTTGATGACAGGTGATAATGTTAGATACCCTTTTGATAATTTTGTTTGTAGTTCAGTGATTGTTGGTTTTTGTAAGATTGGGAAACCTGAAGTTGCAGTTCGGTTTTTCGAAAATTGTATGAATTCAGGAGCTTTAAAGCTTAATGTTGTTACTTATACAGCTCTTTTAAGCAGTTTTAATCTGTTGGGTAAATTTGATGAGGGTTGTGAGTTGGTTTATAGTATGAAAAAGGAAGGGCTGGCTTTGGATGCTATTCTTTATAGCTGTTGGATTTTAGGGTATTTTAGAAATGGGTGTTTAATGGAGGCTTTGAGAAAATATAGAGAGATGGTTGAAAGAGGAATAAACCCTGATACTGTGAGCTACACTGTCCTTATTGATGGGTTTTCGAAGGAAGGTAGTGTTGGGAAGGTTGTTGGATTTCTGAAGAAGATGTTGAAAGATGGGgtgatgccgaatgtgattacgTATACGGCAATCATGTTAGGTTTCTGTAAGGAAGGGAAATTCGAGAAGGCATTTAGGTTGTTCAAGGAAGTTCAAGATATGGGGATTGAAGTGGATGAGTTTATGTATGCAACGTTAATTGATGGAGCTTGTCGGAAAGGAGATTTTGATTGCGTCTTCCATTTGTTAGATGAAATGGAGAAGAAAGGGATTAAGCCAAGTGTTGTTACTTATAACATAGTCATCAATGGTTTGTGTAAGGTTGGGAGGACATCTGAAGCAGATAATGTATTCAAAGAAGTAGCCGGTGATATTATAACATACAGTACTCTGTTGTATGGTTATACCGAAGAAGGGAATATAAAAGGAATTATTAAGACGAAAGAAAAATTGGAAAAATCTGGTCTTTGTATGGATGTTGTTGCATGTAACATACTTATCAAAGCATTCTTTATGGTTGGTGCATTTGAAGATGCTCGTGCACTCTACCAAGCAATGCCGGAAATGGATTTAAATGCAGATTCGATTACTTATTGCACAATGATTGATGGCTACTGTAAAGTGGGCAGAATAGAGGAGGcacttgaagtatttgatgagtATAGGGTGTCATTAGTTTCTTCTGTTGCATGCTATAATTGTATAATAAGTGGGCTATGCAAACAGGGAATGGTCGATATGGCCATTCAAGTGATTATTGAACTTGGTGAGAAAGGTTTCATTTTGGACATGGGTATCTCTATGATGTTGATCCGGGCAGCTTTTGCTCAAATGGGTGCAGTGGGAGTTATGAATTTTGTTTACAAACTCGAGAATTTCGGGTCAGACACTTACAATAGTTTATGTGACGATGCTATCCGTTTCTTGTGCAAAAGAGGTTTTGTTGAAACTGCAACTGAAGTGTACTTCGTGATGAGGAGGAAGGGTTTAATTTTGATGAAAAGTTCGTATAATTTGGTATTAGAAAAGCTTATTTATGGTGGGACAACGTCTCTAGTTGGCccttttctcaatttcttcctgAAAGACTATGGCCTTGTTGAGCCTATTGTTGGCAAGATTTTGGCACAATACTTGTGTCTTAATAATACGGACATTGCACTACGGTTTCTCAAGAAAATGAAGGAGCAAGTATCAACTGTCAGTTTACCTCCCTCGATTTTGAAAAACATTGTAAAGGAGGGTAGGTTATTGGATGCATATAAACTTATCTTAGAAGCTAGCGAAAGTTTCGCTGATATGGATGTGGTTGATTACTCATTCCTGGTTCATGCCCTTTGCAAAGAAGGATACCCTAATCAAGCCTTAAATCTGTGTTCTTTTGCCAAAAATAATGGGATTACTCCGAACATTGTAACATACAATTCGGTCATAAATGGCTTGTGTTGTCAGGGGTGTCTTGTTGAAGCACTCCGACTATTTGACTCGTTAGAAAGAATTGGCTTGGTTCCCTCTACAGTTACATATGCAACACTAATTGATAATTTATGTAAGCAAGGTTTACTGCTGGAAGCCAAAAATTTATTCAATGGTATGATGTACAAGGGATGTAAACCGAATATACGTGTATATAATTCATTCATTGACAATTACTGTAAGTTTGGTCAAATGGATGAAGCCTTGAAGCTTCTATCTGATCTTGAGAACAAGAGTGTTAAGCCTGAAGAGTTCACTGTTAGTGCTCTGATTTATGGGTACTGTATGAAGGGTGACATGGAAGGTGCTCTTACATTCTATTCCGAGTTCAAAATGAAAAATGTATCTCCTGATTTCTTGGGTTTTATTCATATGGTACGAGGTCTTTGTGCGAAAGGAAGGATGGAAGAGGCAAGGAGTATCTTGAGAGAAATGCTTCAGACAAAATCTGTTGTAGAGCTGATAAATAACATTGATACCAAGATCGAGTCAGAGTCGATAGAAAGTTTTCTTGTATTCTTATGTGACCAAGGAAGTATCCAAGAAGCTCTGGTAGTTCTTAATGAAATCGCATCTATACTTTTTCCTAGTCAAAAGTGGTTCACCGTTCATCAAGAATCTCAAGCACTGAACAATGGTTTGAAGAGTGAAACTCTTTCTGCAGTCTCTACCGTGTCAGCTGGATCCAACAAAATATCCGATTCAGATGGTGCAGCGGAATGCTATGATATTGGAAAAGAGGAATCTCAATTTCGTAGTTTTGACTTTTACTATTCCTTACTTAGTTCACTCTGTTCGAAAGGGGAGCTGCACAAGGCAAATAAAATTATGAATGATATGCTTTCGAGCTTGCAGGGAGATATGTAG
- the LOC108469811 gene encoding subtilisin-like protease SBT2.5: MKASGLGWAVLLVLLGLVVNGKAEIYIVTVEGEPIISYKGGENGFEATAVESDEKLDTTSESVTSYASHLEKKHDMLLGMLFEHGSYKKLYSYKHLINGFSVHLSPQQAETLKRAPGVKSVERDWKVRKLTTHTPQFLGLPTGVWPAGGGFDRAGEDIVIGFVDSGIYPHHPSFAAHHDDPYGPVPKYRGKCEIDPDTKRDFCNGKIIGAQYFAEAAKAAGAFNPTIDFASPMDGDGHGSHTAAIAAGNNGIPVRLHGHEFGKASGMAPRARIAVYKAIYRLFGGFVADVVAAIDQAVHDGVDILSLSVGPNSPPTNTKTTFLNPFDATLLAAVKAGVFVAQAAGNGGPFPKTLVSYSPWIASVAAAIDDRRYKNHLNLGNGKALAGLGLSPSTHPNQTYTMVAANDVLLDSSATKFSPSDCQRPEVLNKKLVEGNILLCGYSFNFVVGTASIKKVSETAKALGAVGFVLAVENVSPGTKFDPVPVGIPGILITDVPKTMDLIDYYNVSTPRDWTGRVKSFKAIGSIGDGLMPILHKSAPEVALFSARGPNIRDFSFQDADLLKPDILAPGSLIWAAWSPNGTDEPNFVGEGFALISGTSMAAPHIAGIAALLKQKHPQWSPAAIKSALMTTSTKLDRAGRPLQAQQYSETEAMKLVPATPFDYGSGHVNPRAALDPGLIFDAGYEDYVGFLCTTPGIDIHEIKKYTNSPCNSTIGRPSNLNTPSITISHLVGTQTVTRTVTNVAEEETYVITARMHPSIAIETRPSAMTLRPGASRKFSVTLTTRSVTGSYCFGEITMKGSRGHKVTIPVVAMGHWR; encoded by the exons ATGAAGGCGTCAGGGCTTGGTTGGGCTGTCCTGTTGGTGCTATTGGGGCTTGTGGTTAATGGAAAAGCTGAGATTTACATAGTGACTGTAGAAGGTGAGCCTATTATTAGCTACAAAGGTGGTGAAAATGGCTTTGAAGCTACCGCTGTAGAGTCAGATGAGAAGCTTGACACTACTAG TGAATCGGTAACGTCCTATGCTAGTCATCTTGAAAAGAAACATGATATGCTACTTGGTATGCTGTTTGAGCATGGGAGTTACAAGAAACTCTACAGTTATAAACACCTGATAAACGGCTTTTCAGTTCACCTTTCCCCCCAACAG GCAGAAACTCTAAAACGTGCTCCTGGTGTAAAGTCTGTGGAGAGAGACTGGAAGGTGAGGAAACTTACAACACACACTCCACAATTTCTGGGGCTCCCAACTGGTGTATGGCCTGCAGGAGGTGGCTTTGACAGGGCCGGAGAAGACATTGTGATAGGATTTGTAGACTCAGGAATTTATCCACATCATCCAAGCTTTGCAGCCCATCACGATGACCCATATGGACCTGTTCCAAAGTACAGAGGAAAATGCGAAATTGACCCTGATACCAAGAGGGACTTCTGTAATGGCAAGATCATTGGAGCCCAATATTTTGCTGAAGCTGCAAAAGCAGCTGGTGCCTTTAATCCTACTATTGATTTTGCCTCTCCCATGGATGGCGATGGACATGGAAG TCATACAGCAGCTATTGCCGCTGGGAATAATGGTATTCCTGTTAGATTGCATGGGCATGAATTTGGAAAAGCAAGTGGAATGGCTCCTCGTGCCAG GATTGCTGTCTACAAGGCAATATACAGGCTTTTTGGAGGGTTTGTCGCAGATGTGGTAGCTGCAATTGACCAG GCTGTTCATGATGGTGTGGATATTCTCAGTCTCTCTGTGGGACCAAATAGTCCTCCAACAAACACGAAGACCACATTTTTAAATCCTTTTGATGCTACACTTCTTGCAGCTGTCAAAGCTGGTGTTTTTGTAGCACAGGCAGCTGGAAATGGAGGTCCTTTCCCTAAAACTTTGGTTTCTTATAGCCCGTGGATAGCATCTGTTGCAGCTGCAATTGATGATCGTAGATACAAAAACCATCTGAACTTGGGAAATGGAAAAGCTTTAGCTGGACTTGGATTGTCCC CTTCTACTCATCCAAATCAAACCTACACCATGGTTGCTGCTAATGATGTGCTACTAGATTCCTCAGCGACAAAGTTTAGTCCCTCGGACTGCCAAAGGCCAGAAGTTTTAAACAAGAAATTGGTTGAGGGGAACATTCTTCTTTGTGGCTATTCCTTCAACTTTGTTGTTGGTACTGCATCAATTAAGAAAGTCTCTGAAACAGCCAAGGCTCTTGGTGCGGTTGGTTTTGTTCTTGCAGTGGAAAATGTTTCTCCTGGAACCAAGTTTGATCCTGTTCCTGTTGGCATACCCGGAATCCTTATCACGGATGTCCCAAAGACAATG GATCTTATTGACTACTATAATGTTTCTACACCGAGAGACTGGACTGGACGAGTGAAGAGCTTCAAAGCTATTGGTAGCATCGGGGATGGTTTGATGCCAATTCTCCATAAATCTGCACCAGAGGTTGCACTATTTTCTGCTCGAGGGCCTAACATAAGAGATTTCAGCTTTCAAGATGCAGATCTTCTCAAGCCTGACATTTTGGCACCTGGTTCTCTAATTTGGGCTGCTTGGTCTCCAAATGGAACAGATGAGCCTAATTTCGTTG GAGAAGGATTTGCTTTGATATCTGGAACCAGTATGGCTGCACCACATATAGCAGGGATAGCTGCTCTTTTGAAGCAGAAACACCCTCAATGGAGCCCCGCTGCTATAAAATCAGCCTTGATGACTACATCAACAAAGCTCGACCGAGCAGGAAGGCCTCTTCAAGCACAACAGTATTCTGAAACAGAGGCCATGAAACTTGTCCCTGCCACTCCTTTTGATTATGGGAGTGGTCATGTTAATCCGAGAGCTGCTTTGGATCCCGGACTCATCTTTGATGCAG GTTATGAGGATTATGTTGGATTCTTGTGCACCACACCTGGTATTGACATTCACGAGATAAAGAAGTACACAAACTCCCCCTGCAATAGCACAATTGGCCGCCCTTCGAATCTCAACACCCCATCAATCACAATCTCTCATCTGGTTGGGACTCAAACCGTTACTCGCACCGTTACAAACGTTGCTGAGGAAGAAACCTACGTCATCACAGCTAGAATGCATCCATCCATTGCCATCGAAACCAGGCCTTCAGCCATGACTTTGAGACCCGGCGCATCAAGAAAGTTCTCGGTCACTCTTACCACTCGATCAGTAACCGGAAGCTACTGCTTCGGAGAGATCACAATGAAAGGCAGCAGAGGGCACAAGGTAACTATACCAGTGGTGGCTATGGGACACTGGCGATAG
- the LOC108467654 gene encoding uncharacterized protein LOC108467654, giving the protein MAMRKVYSEIKGMKVKEVPNYVKPMLSMDYVKKAFQKGLDNYNSKYIQTDSIQPLYHVCFGGMAFSYLVALPNERRHLEHQQHPKEHGHH; this is encoded by the coding sequence ATGGCAATGAGGAAAGTTTATAGCGAGATAAAAGGGATGAAAGTGAAGGAAGTCCCTAACTACGTGAAACCGATGCTATCTATGGATTACGTGAAGAAAGCTTTTCAAAAGGGTTTGGACAATTACAATTCAAAGTACATTCAAACCGATTCGATCCAGCCTCTTTACCATGTCTGTTTCGGTGGGATGGCCTTTTCTTACCTCGTCGCTCTCCCAAATGAGCGTCGCCATCTGGAGCACCAGCAACACCCCAAGGAACATGGTCATCACTGA